The genomic DNA AATTAAGTTTCAATCTTGTGCTTCACTCCACAAACTCACAAGGCAAGGTTCCCATTTGGAGGGAGTCACTAAATGCTGAGCTATCAAACATGAAACATCTAGAAAAgtacaggaaagagaaaaaagtgacTCCACAAAAAAATACACCCAGGAGTTGAGATCCATAAGATCTGTGTTTTAATAACACAACCAAGTGATCCTCGTTACAAGAATTCAAAAAGTGAAATTACAGTACACAAAATCAAAATAGAAACTACCCTACCCCAACTATACAATGTACATTAGGAATGCAAGCTCTGTAACAATATAAAAATGCTTTCACACACTGGAGTTGCAAAGAGCCATTTTTTAATTCCAAGgatttgtagaaaaaaaaagaagaagtaATCTTCCATGACTTGAGTTGTTGGTAACctgttggggaaaaaatagcaaGAAAGGAGATTACTGGGAATTAACAGAATGATGCTCATCAGAGATTTTCATTTGTGAGGTTCAGGCTATTGGAAATGACACTGAGGGCAACAAAGCCAGTAATAATTTGTGTTTTTAACAAGGTAATACAAAAATAGACACCTTAACAAGCAAGAACATATCTGTTCCAAACACAGGCCCACTGTAACATAGGGGCAAGTGGGCAATCAGAAAGAATAAGAATaatataatagaatatataatataacaGAGCTTTACTGAAAGGTGAATTGCCTTCCTCCAGGGACATGGATTGCACAATGCCTGAGTGCCctcccacacaggcagcacctgcagcttgGCAGGGAGGCACTGCTGAGGAGGAATTTACAGCTGAGGGACtcctcagcagcccctggggctccacctgggcagctgctccagaaCCTGAGTGCCTTTTCCATAGGGAAATCCCTGCTGGtgtccaccctgagcctgccctggcccagcctggggccattctctgggagcagagcctgtcccctcctgtcagggagttgtgtAGAGCCAGGAGAgaccccctgagccccctttgctccaggctgagccccctcagcagctcctggtgctccattCCCTACCCTGGCCAtgctctctccctctccctctctcagAGCAGCCTCAAACCAAGGAGCAACTCCCTCTGTGTGTCACAGCCAGCCATTCCAAAGGCCCAGCAATAATTTTGGTCTGTTCCAAAGCCAGGATTTACTTTAGCCCTTGTTGGAAGCCGGGGTCTTGTTCTCCCCCTCGAGCTCCTCCACGCCCGCCTGCATCATCAGGTCGGCGATGTTGCGCTCCAGGTCATCGATGCGGCAGCTCATGTCATCGACTGCCCGGGGGTCAAGGGAcaacagggacacagcagggacagctgagggacagggacagcccagggacagcccagggacagcccagggacacacagctcATGTCATCGACTGCCCGGGGGTCAAGGGAcaacagggacacagcagggacagagacagcccagggacagcccagggacagcccagggacacacagctcATGTCATCGACTGCCCGGGGGTCAAGGGAcaacagggacacagcagggacagcccagggacagcccagggacacacagctcATGTCATCGACTGCCCGGGGGTCAAGGGacaacagggacagggacagcccagggacagggatagcccagggacagggacagcagacTCAGCAGggccctcagagccccctcagcccaccctgggcactgccagggtcaGCCACAGCCATGCCAGGCTCTCAGCACACTCACAGGGGCAATTCCtgattcccaaaatcccatcccaccctgctctcCTCAGTCTGAGCCCATTCCCCCCTCCTGTCACTCCAATCCCATTTCACTTCAGGCCACAGTTAAACCACCCTGAAGTTTCACTTTTCCAGGTGAatattcccagccctgccagcctttcctccagcagagctgctccatcctctgatcagcctggagcctcctctggtccctccattcccagccccagcactgaaGTGACAACATTCCCCACTTCAAACCTCTCTTACAAACCCCACTGGCCAACAGACTCGGTGACACTTGCAATCCTGCCCCCATGTGAGTTTAGAAAAGGATATTTCTTCCAATGATTTGGTCAGACATGGTTTGAAACTTGTCCTGCATTTGCTGGAGCAATGTCTGCACCTAATGGAAAgggataaaaaagaaatgttttttttccttcagaggcTGTTACCCGATCTCATGTAACAACTACACTGATCTTTCACTGCTAAACTCAAACCCCTGCAGTACAGTTATACCTAGAGCTAAAAATGCTACTAAATATAAGTATAACGTGGTGTTACAGGAAATATTTGTAAGATTTAAAACCTGGCCGCCTCCCCAACCAGAACCAAAGTCAGGACAGCACCTCCATGATCCTATTAATGTCCATGGCCCTGGTAATGTCCATGTCCCTGTCAATATCCACGGCCCTGGTAATGCCCATGGCCCTGTCAATATCCACGGCCCTGGTAATGCCCATGGCCCTGTTGATATCCATGGCCCCGTTAACCACAGGGGGATTCTGTGAGATCACAGAACGGGCTGTGATGAGGGTCCCCTCTCCTTCCACCCCCTGCATGACCAGCGACCCCTCCCGCGGAGCAGCTGCTCTATCCAAGCCCCCTCCAGAAGCGTGTTTTCCCTCCTCGCCCGGCTCTCCGCAGCgcccgcagcccggcccgggccTCACCACGGCCGTCAGGTCCTGGACGCTCTTGGGGTCGGTCTCGGCCATGGTGGCTCCGGCGGCGGCTCCACTTCCGGGCCGCGCCCCGCCGCTTCCGCCAGCTCTCGCGAGAGCGCCCGCCCCGCGGCATTGTGGGAAATGTAGTCCCCAGGCCATCCCCAGTAGTCCCCAGAGCGGCGCAAcaattaaaaattttcattatttctacATTTGGGCTGAAAATTGTGCTGTTCTCTTATTAATTAACCTTCTGTCTTCTATTGGTTATTGCTGTATGAGAGTGGTGCTAAATCATTCTATGTAAAGAGCTTCTCTTCTCTAAGGACTATGCATTTTTGTTTGAATGACAGCTGTTGTCTCTGTTAAATATGTACGATTAGGTTCCTGAAGTCCTCATTTCTTtacacaaagaaaaattaattatttattttaataaataataattttggaattttattatttattattaataaatttttattatttagaattattatttattttatatcataatttattcattatttattttattactttttggtttgtttttgactactttttgttttgttttacttcttttattacttttgctttattacatttttattttattacttttgtgTTATTTCTTTTGGgttgttgtggtttttgtttttgttcttgtttttggattttttgttttggttttgtttttgtttttttaatgcacaatattaaaatattcctttctTTTACTTCTTGCTTTCTTCTGGACGAGCAGTTAAATGAAGCTTAGGTAGGTCTTATCTCTTGAATGCTAACAATCTACCCAGAATTAGATGAAAATTTAAAGGATGACATTTCATGAGTATCTCTTCTAGAATCCATtggcatttctgctgctttgctaGACAAAGCTGGATGATTTGATTATAAATACTTCATGTGTGGAGGAGAATGGGTAATTATTCTCTGTGCCTGCTccattaagatttttttcccctcttgttAATTTTCTGCTCTGAGCAGTTTAGGGGAGCTCagtggtgctggggcagcacaaaagCAATTTTTGCAGGGTACCTGCAGCATGCCAGAGCCAGGGCAATCCATCAGGGTGCTTGCAGCACTATTGatgggctctgggatggagTTTGACTGGAAAGATGAAGAGGAAATTAAGTATAACAGAGTGATAATGGAATGATCaatgctgctggctgcagactTGGTGCGTGCACTGAAAAGGAAGAGTTTTGCACTGAAGAGGAAGATTTGTGCACTAAAAAGAAAGATTTGTGCACTAAAAAGAAAGATTTGTGCGCTGAAAAGGAAGATTTATGCCCTGAAGAGTTGTGCCCGGAAAAGGAAGATTTGTGCCCTGAAAAGGAATGTCCAATATCTGTGAAATGAGGAGTGAGGGGATGAGCCTGGTGTGAAATGCAGTCGTAGTGGGGCAGGGTGAACACTGGGGCTTTGCTGacagagcagggaaataaaGAAGGGTGGGATGATGTCCCACATTGTCTCTTTCCAGAGAGCAGAAACAGTTCTGGGGCTTGTCATGGAATTCCCTTTCCTCAGTAACCACAGTTCTGTTTTCTCTCACAAACATTGAGGGTAAAGATGGGATTTTGGAGAAGTCCTTTTCCTCTAGCATTTGAGTACCCTGGCCTGTGAACCAGAAAACTCTTGCCATAAAAACTCCCTTTTTTTGTTATTCAAAGTCtaatttccatggaaaaaagGTAAACAGGTTGGgataaagattttctttttaatgggaCTCTCTGTAGAAGGAATCTTCACTCAATAATTGAATCAGAAACTTGccataaaaactctttttttgttattaaaagTTGCCATaaaaactctcttttttttgttattaaaagTCTGATTTCCTTGGGAAAAAGTCATCAGTTTGGGacaaggattttctttttaatgggcctctctgcagaaggaaTCTTCACTCAGTAGGAAAAACTGTGCTGAGTATTACAGGCCTCAGAGTCATCCACCATGAAACTTTTTGGTCATAAATGTTCCTAAAAACTGATCCTGGCAGGAAAACCTCTGTGTCCCACCTTGAGAGCCCTCCACAGCCTGTAGGACTGCTCTCTGTGGCAGACATGGCTGCAAAATTCCCTTTGGGCAACGCCTTTTGGAATTTTGGATGGTTTTAATGGCTcccacaagggaaaaaaaggagactTCTGAGTGTCTGATTGCTTGCAGGATGTGGCATTTATTATTTATCCTGCATGCTTTTGTTGCTGCTTGCTGCTAAACATCCTCATCCTCGTGGGTTCCAGGGCTTTTATAGGATGTCAGTTCTCAGGAAGTCATTATGGGATTCATCAGGGATCTCCATCTCTTTCCCATCCTTCCATGCACACAGGagcctcagtgtcccctcagtgttttattttgacTTGTTGCAAAGCCAAAGGGATGGATTTCTGCCCTCTGAAGTTTCCACCACAGCCACTGAGGTCTTTATGGACAGCATCTGATGCACcctctgaaatgttttcagctgctttcctcagcCAGATCAGATTGTGAACCAGATAATGGGATTGCTTTATCCCAATCATATGGTTTAAAATATCTTGTGGGGtcaaaatttcattattttaatcttCCATTGACCATTACATGAACCCTTGCAA from Melospiza georgiana isolate bMelGeo1 chromosome 14, bMelGeo1.pri, whole genome shotgun sequence includes the following:
- the HSBP1 gene encoding heat shock factor-binding protein 1 isoform X1, which translates into the protein MAETDPKSVQDLTAVVQTLLQQMQDKFQTMSDQIIGRIDDMSCVSLGCPWAVPAVSLLSLDPRAVDDMSCVSLGCPWAVPGLSLSLLCPCCPLTPGQSMT
- the HSBP1 gene encoding heat shock factor-binding protein 1 isoform X2 produces the protein MAETDPKSVQDLTAVVQTLLQQMQDKFQTMSDQIIGRIDDMSCRIDDLERNIADLMMQAGVEELEGENKTPASNKG